A window of Streptomyces sp. N50 contains these coding sequences:
- a CDS encoding beta-ketoacyl synthase N-terminal-like domain-containing protein — MTERRARTITPLSLTSGAVLTGHAGDLDEYAKALSGTCSAVAAPAEDTVYRRAGAGAVAALTGFTPSAWARDHLPRAPRLRERLAAVSARGTLPAVTAACVAAAAVHDAALSDEDLGECALIVAGGDLAPGHQAEAVVRFADQGHVAPSYALTHMDVDIVGTVSQVTGAVGEGWVLGASAASGAVAVQQAARLVASGEAARCLVVAPATEHSAVELAALRQAGALTATVPHRDPRTLCRPFDRTRSGFVPGQGAAAVLIEPVEDAARRGRDPLALLLGHGQALDGRRAADPTPEGQTTALRRALDRAGIDARDVDYVNAHATGTHIGDEIEGHSLAAVFGARPLVNATKALTGHCFGTSGLLELIATAIQLRDGFCHGNPHLTRPCTDGLTFAPRDTVQADLAVAVSSSYAFCGISCSLVLGRAGTGKDDPTW, encoded by the coding sequence ATGACCGAACGCCGGGCACGGACCATCACCCCTCTGTCCCTGACCTCGGGAGCTGTCCTCACCGGTCACGCGGGCGACCTCGACGAGTACGCCAAGGCCCTGTCCGGCACCTGTTCGGCCGTCGCCGCTCCGGCGGAGGACACCGTGTACCGGCGGGCCGGAGCCGGAGCCGTGGCCGCCCTCACCGGCTTCACGCCGTCCGCCTGGGCCCGCGATCACCTTCCCCGGGCACCTCGGCTGCGGGAGCGGTTGGCCGCTGTCTCGGCGCGAGGCACGCTGCCCGCCGTCACCGCGGCCTGTGTCGCCGCCGCGGCCGTGCACGACGCGGCCCTGTCCGACGAAGACCTCGGCGAGTGCGCACTGATCGTGGCGGGCGGCGATCTCGCCCCGGGACACCAGGCCGAGGCGGTGGTGAGATTCGCCGACCAGGGTCACGTCGCGCCGTCCTACGCGCTCACCCATATGGACGTCGACATCGTGGGCACGGTCAGCCAGGTCACGGGCGCCGTGGGGGAGGGCTGGGTCCTGGGCGCCTCGGCGGCCAGTGGAGCGGTCGCCGTGCAGCAGGCCGCCCGTCTGGTGGCCTCGGGAGAGGCGGCGCGCTGTCTGGTCGTGGCGCCCGCTACCGAGCACTCGGCGGTCGAGCTGGCCGCTCTGCGGCAGGCCGGAGCGTTGACCGCGACCGTGCCGCACCGTGATCCGCGGACGCTGTGCCGCCCCTTCGACCGGACACGCAGTGGTTTCGTCCCCGGTCAGGGCGCCGCGGCCGTACTGATCGAACCCGTCGAGGATGCCGCGAGGCGTGGCCGTGACCCGCTCGCGCTGCTCCTCGGCCATGGCCAGGCCCTGGACGGCAGGCGGGCCGCCGACCCCACGCCGGAGGGGCAGACGACCGCACTGCGCAGGGCTTTGGACCGGGCCGGAATCGACGCACGTGACGTCGACTACGTCAACGCCCACGCCACGGGGACCCACATCGGCGACGAGATCGAGGGGCACTCCCTCGCCGCGGTGTTCGGTGCCCGCCCGCTGGTCAACGCCACGAAGGCGCTCACCGGCCACTGCTTCGGCACGTCGGGCCTGCTGGAACTCATCGCCACGGCGATCCAGCTGCGGGACGGCTTCTGCCACGGCAACCCGCACCTCACCCGGCCCTGCACGGACGGGCTCACCTTCGCTCCCCGGGACACCGTCCAGGCCGATCTCGCCGTCGCGGTCAGTTCCAGCTACGCGTTCTGCGGCATCAGCTGCTCGCTCGTGCTGGGCCGTGCCGGTACGGGAAAGGACGACCCGACATGGTGA
- a CDS encoding hydroxymethylglutaryl-CoA synthase family protein yields MVRRTDRARTVGIDAIGVDPGAAAITVDALSRGDAAHDRRVRALGMEARGVALPCDDPVTFGTTAGRRVLEQLTPDERDGIELLVFATESGLDLSKSLCGSVHRLLGLPSTCRTVEMKQACYSATAAVQLAAAVVATSPRPDARALVVTGDIGHHPLHSLPEAVTGVGGVAVLVSAEPRIAALRLGLSGLHCADVSDTLRPSYTEEVIDPDLSLLSYLECLRFCWQDYSARVPGADFLADFDLLAMHTPFAAMVKGAHRTLTRDVVGLTPTQIDADFERRVEPSLAYVRRTGNIYTGTSLLCLISAVAHGGIRTEAAAGVFSYGSGCSAEFYGCDIAPGAADRVADGGVREALDSRCPLDFDHYARFAGTDVPAGVRNAGVDLEAAQPALRHVKEAGSPRLMLTGVEDYRRHYAWTDGAPW; encoded by the coding sequence ATGGTGAGGCGGACGGACCGGGCCAGGACGGTCGGTATCGACGCGATCGGCGTCGACCCGGGTGCGGCCGCGATCACGGTCGACGCATTGAGCCGGGGAGACGCGGCACACGATCGCCGGGTACGCGCACTGGGCATGGAGGCACGGGGGGTGGCGCTGCCGTGCGACGACCCTGTCACGTTCGGTACGACCGCAGGACGCCGGGTCCTGGAGCAGCTGACGCCTGACGAGCGGGACGGGATCGAACTTCTCGTGTTCGCCACCGAGTCCGGCCTCGACCTGAGCAAGTCGCTGTGCGGATCCGTGCACCGGCTGCTGGGTCTGCCGAGCACCTGTCGCACCGTGGAGATGAAACAGGCCTGCTACTCGGCGACCGCCGCCGTGCAGCTCGCCGCCGCCGTGGTGGCGACGAGCCCCCGGCCCGACGCACGTGCCCTGGTAGTCACCGGCGACATCGGTCACCACCCGCTGCACAGCCTGCCGGAAGCCGTCACGGGCGTCGGCGGGGTCGCGGTGCTGGTGTCGGCCGAGCCCCGCATCGCCGCCCTGCGCCTCGGGCTGAGCGGGCTGCACTGCGCCGACGTGTCCGACACCCTCCGCCCCTCCTACACGGAGGAGGTGATCGACCCCGACCTCTCACTGCTGAGCTACCTGGAATGCCTGCGCTTCTGTTGGCAGGACTACTCGGCCAGGGTGCCGGGGGCGGACTTCCTCGCCGACTTCGACCTCCTCGCCATGCACACCCCGTTCGCGGCCATGGTGAAGGGCGCGCACCGCACTCTGACGCGTGATGTCGTCGGACTCACCCCGACGCAGATCGACGCGGACTTCGAGCGCCGGGTGGAACCGTCCCTCGCGTACGTGCGCCGCACGGGCAACATCTACACCGGCACTTCCTTGCTCTGCCTGATCAGCGCGGTGGCACACGGCGGCATAAGGACGGAGGCCGCCGCGGGCGTGTTCTCGTACGGCTCCGGCTGTTCGGCCGAGTTCTACGGCTGTGACATCGCACCGGGGGCGGCGGACCGCGTGGCCGACGGCGGGGTCCGGGAAGCCCTCGACAGCCGTTGCCCGTTGGACTTCGACCACTACGCGCGGTTCGCCGGCACCGATGTGCCGGCCGGTGTCCGCAACGCGGGCGTCGACCTGGAGGCGGCCCAGCCGGCTCTGCGGCACGTGAAGGAGGCCGGGTCGCCGCGGCTGATGCTGACCGGGGTGGAGGACTATCGGCGGCACTACGCGTGGACGGACGGTGCTCCCTGGTGA
- a CDS encoding phosphopantetheine-binding protein, translating to MSLPSNATSTSQDALRTVVARAAKVLFVAPEEVDPEVPLVEQGLDSILTVELLESLNGVFGQQVRAAEVNEHPTPRELAAYYVQLTGGSDGGRAQPPVLAVVRECLAEVLMTEFDPAMDDSTFADLGMDSILKVELISVLNTRLNRSDDEKLLNEHPTPARFAAYLAHQTDDEAPQPLPETFMVIREAVLEVLPETPAAAVTPGCSLRELGASSLDRADIVAQAMHRLGIEAPADRLAAAENLGELATVLEQSRDRG from the coding sequence GTGTCCCTGCCAAGCAACGCCACCTCCACCTCCCAGGACGCCCTACGGACGGTTGTGGCCCGTGCGGCCAAGGTGCTCTTCGTCGCCCCGGAGGAGGTCGACCCCGAGGTCCCCCTCGTCGAGCAGGGCCTCGACAGCATCCTCACGGTGGAACTGCTGGAGTCGCTCAACGGTGTGTTCGGCCAGCAGGTCCGGGCCGCCGAGGTCAACGAGCACCCCACGCCCCGTGAACTGGCCGCCTATTACGTGCAGTTGACCGGCGGGTCCGACGGTGGCCGGGCCCAGCCGCCCGTCCTCGCGGTGGTCCGTGAGTGCCTGGCCGAGGTGCTGATGACCGAGTTCGACCCGGCCATGGACGACAGCACGTTCGCCGACCTGGGGATGGACTCGATCCTCAAGGTGGAGCTCATCTCGGTGCTCAACACCCGGCTGAACAGGTCCGACGACGAGAAGCTGCTGAACGAACACCCGACCCCGGCCCGCTTCGCCGCCTACCTGGCGCACCAGACGGACGACGAGGCGCCGCAACCGCTCCCGGAGACGTTCATGGTCATCCGGGAGGCGGTGCTGGAGGTGCTTCCCGAGACGCCGGCGGCCGCGGTGACACCGGGGTGCTCGCTGCGTGAGCTGGGCGCCTCCTCACTGGACCGGGCCGACATCGTGGCCCAGGCGATGCACCGTCTGGGCATCGAGGCGCCGGCGGACCGGCTGGCCGCGGCGGAGAACCTGGGCGAGCTCGCGACCGTGCTGGAACAGTCGAGGGACCGCGGATGA
- a CDS encoding polyketide synthase: MTTFRDPEAPAGETDSRAGEPIAVVGMACRVSGADNLDEFAALLDRGEVRFGPIPEDRFPGLDVSTLKMTDKPVLRAALLHRIDEFDAALFGIRNRMAVAMDPAQRLLLELTWQALEHAAIAPDRLARSNTGVYVAAGGYDFRERVAAAGIRDGYTGVGNLLSFNANRISQQFDLCGPSITVDTACAGGLTAIALAVSELRTEACDTAITGATNILCAALNEAAYLQSGMLSPRGRCVPFSADADGYVRGEGGAVIVLRRLADARRDGDPVLAVIRGAAVRHGGRTETMTSPSLSAQTAVITRAWRDSGLTPRAMGYLEAHGTATPSGDPLEIAALCQVTGDGHDASPATDRDGRSPLWVGSAKANVGHLEAAAGCIGLIKAVLTLRQGRVFPIPGLHEINPRIALADSVALADRPMRWPSADRPRLAGVNAFGISGSVAHVVVESWEPDHTVQDTVGGRPVALPLSASDAPSLRRTASLLARQLPDCGATLPEVAAALGAGRRHLPRRAVVFARSTQEACEAFGALAEDRSHPALFDSRTAHPDRPPAQAPWLTGETSAWPWAAEAGRTRAALVTSPFDRRRFWIPGEPELKDAPPPDEGPR; this comes from the coding sequence TTGACCACGTTCCGAGATCCAGAGGCACCCGCCGGAGAGACCGACAGCCGTGCCGGTGAACCCATCGCGGTGGTGGGGATGGCGTGCCGTGTCTCAGGGGCCGACAACCTCGACGAGTTCGCCGCGCTGCTCGACCGGGGAGAGGTGAGGTTCGGGCCGATCCCCGAGGACCGGTTCCCCGGGCTGGACGTCTCGACGCTGAAGATGACCGACAAGCCCGTCCTGCGCGCCGCGCTGCTGCACCGGATAGACGAGTTCGACGCGGCTCTCTTCGGCATCCGCAACCGCATGGCCGTGGCCATGGATCCGGCGCAACGGCTGCTGCTCGAACTCACCTGGCAGGCGCTGGAACACGCGGCCATCGCACCGGACCGGCTGGCCCGCAGCAACACCGGGGTCTACGTCGCGGCCGGCGGGTACGACTTCCGGGAGCGCGTCGCGGCGGCCGGCATACGGGACGGCTACACCGGCGTGGGCAATCTGCTGTCGTTCAACGCGAACCGCATCTCGCAGCAGTTCGATCTGTGCGGTCCCAGCATCACCGTGGACACGGCGTGCGCCGGCGGACTGACGGCGATCGCGCTCGCCGTGTCCGAACTGCGCACCGAGGCTTGTGACACCGCGATCACGGGCGCGACCAACATCCTCTGCGCCGCCCTGAACGAGGCCGCCTACCTCCAGTCGGGCATGCTCTCGCCGCGCGGCCGCTGCGTTCCGTTCAGCGCGGACGCGGACGGCTATGTCCGAGGCGAGGGCGGGGCGGTGATTGTCCTGCGCCGACTGGCAGACGCCCGGCGCGACGGCGATCCGGTGCTGGCGGTGATCCGGGGCGCCGCGGTCCGGCACGGCGGACGCACCGAGACCATGACCTCGCCCAGCCTCTCCGCGCAGACCGCGGTCATCACCCGTGCCTGGCGTGACAGCGGGCTGACTCCGCGCGCGATGGGATACCTGGAGGCCCACGGCACCGCGACGCCGTCCGGGGACCCGCTGGAGATCGCCGCCCTGTGCCAGGTGACCGGCGACGGCCACGATGCCTCGCCGGCGACCGACCGGGACGGGCGGAGCCCGTTGTGGGTCGGTTCGGCGAAGGCCAACGTCGGCCACCTGGAGGCGGCGGCGGGCTGTATCGGGCTGATCAAGGCTGTGCTGACACTGCGTCAGGGCCGGGTCTTCCCCATACCGGGACTGCACGAGATCAATCCCAGGATCGCTCTGGCGGACTCGGTCGCACTGGCGGACCGGCCGATGCGGTGGCCTTCGGCCGACCGGCCGCGTCTGGCCGGTGTGAACGCGTTCGGCATCAGCGGCTCCGTCGCCCACGTGGTGGTCGAGTCGTGGGAGCCGGACCACACCGTCCAGGACACCGTCGGCGGGCGCCCGGTGGCCTTGCCGTTGTCGGCGTCCGACGCTCCGTCCCTGCGCCGGACCGCCTCCCTGCTGGCCCGCCAACTGCCTGACTGCGGGGCCACTCTCCCCGAGGTCGCGGCAGCGCTCGGCGCCGGCCGGCGCCATCTGCCCCGGCGTGCGGTGGTGTTCGCGCGCAGCACCCAAGAGGCGTGCGAGGCGTTCGGGGCCCTGGCCGAGGACCGTTCCCACCCGGCACTGTTCGACTCCCGGACAGCGCACCCGGACCGGCCGCCCGCACAGGCCCCATGGCTCACCGGTGAGACCTCGGCGTGGCCATGGGCCGCGGAGGCGGGTCGGACCCGGGCAGCTCTGGTGACCAGTCCCTTCGACCGCCGCCGCTTCTGGATACCCGGCGAACCCGAGCTCAAGGACGCCCCGCCGCCGGACGAAGGCCCCCGATGA